The Desulfatiglans sp. genome includes the window GATTAGCCATATCATGCATATTAGCAACATCCGTTCCATTATACTTTTATTAGTAAAAGGCCATTTTAAAATAAATAATATTAATATATCAATATTTATTTGCCAGCATATGCATACTTTTTACACACCACATCTTCTATAAAAGGGTAACTTATATCCATATGATTAAAATATACTCAATTTTATGATATTCCATAATAGTCACCTTTCATTTTAAAAAAAAGGTGATTTTTTACATATATCAGGTATAATTAAGCAAAAATACGGTATGAATAATTAGTTTAATTATTATCAGGGATCTGACCGACATCCTATATAATAAATCCTTAAGAGTTATTTTATGCTAACCTTTAAATTTAAGGGCGTAAAATGCTTTCATTTCTAATAGTGGATGACAAAGAAAATCTGGCATCTGAACTCAGAAGGCTTCTTGCAGAGCTGTTCCCAGGATGCACAATCAAACAACCTCCTGTACATGAAGAGATAATAAATGCCCTTGATGACAGGCCTGACCTGATCTTTGTAAGATCATCTATTGAAGCCGGGATACTGGCCAATCTTCTTAAAAAACGAATATCAGAAAAAGAGACCTCGCTGATACCTGTTGTGCTCCTTGTTGATGAATTGCATCACATCACACTGTTTGATGAATCAATTAAGAGAGATATTGAGGGCATCGTGACATGGCCATTGAACAAATACAGTGTTGAATCCATTGTGAGGTCTATGATCAGGCTGAACAGGGCTGAATCAGAACTTAAGGCAAGGATTTCGCGCGACGAGACAAATGGCTCTGAGAGCGCAGAGGAGATTAGAAAATACCAGGAAAGACATGAGGGTATCTTTGAAAACACAATAAACGCAATAGCAATATACAGGCCCCAGGATTCAGGAAATGATTTTATTATTGTTGAATTTAACAGGGCCGCAGAAAAGATAGAAAAGGTAAAAAGAGGGGATATTGTCGGTAAAAGGGTAACGGAGGTCTTTCCAGGTGTAATTGAGTTCGGGCTGATTGAGGTATTCAGGAGGGTGCTTAAAACCGGTATCCCTGAGAGACACCCTGTTAGATTTTACAAGGATTCGCGCATTGTGGGCTGGCGTGAGAACTATGTGTACCGGCTTCCATCAGATGAGATCGTTGCAGTATATACTGATGAGACAAAACACAAGGTTGCTGAAATTGCCCTCATGGAAAGCGAAGAGAGGTTCAGGCAGCTTGCAGAATATATCCAGGAGGTCTTCTGGGTCGTTTCTCCTGACTGGAAAGAGGTATATTATATAAGCCCTGCCTATGAAAAGGTCTGGGGCCTTTCATGTGAGAGCCTCTATAAAAACCCTGTATCATGGTCAGACTCTATCATCAAAGAAGACAGGGATATTGTATTATCATACCTCAAGGAAAAGACTAAAGGTGATGTGGATGAAATAATCTTTCCGGAATACAGGATAATCCATTCTGACTTTTCTATCCACTGGATTTCAGCACGGGGATACCCTGTTTACAATGAAGAGGGTAAGTTGTACCGCATTGTAGGCATAGCAGAGGATGTCACGGAAAAAAAACAGTCAGACAAGGCATTTAACGCAATACTCGAAGGTACCTCATGGGTAACAGGCCAGGATTTTTTTGATAAAATAGTCAGGGAATTATCCATCTGGCTTGACTGTGATGTAGCCATAATAGGAAAGGTCACCAAAAATTCAACTATTGAGTCCATATCCATCATAAGGGAAGGGAAATTGTCAAAGGTTTATTCATATCCCCTGAAAAACACACCATGTATGGAGGTAATAAAAAAGGGGTATTTCTATCACCCTGTAGGGCTTAAAGAACATTTCTCTGAGGCTGTGCAACTCCATGATCTTGATATAACCGGATTTGTGGGTATCCGGCTTCTAAACAAGGAGGAAGAACCGATTGGTGTTCTTGCGGCCATGTCAAAGGATTTGCTTATACTCCCCAAAAGGGCAGAGGATGTTATGAAGATACTTGCTGCCCGAACATCCGCTGAGATAGAGAGGATGAATACTGAAGAGAAAAAAAAGCAGGTGGAAGCGCTTTTACAACAGGCCCAGAAGATGGAGGCCATAGGAACCCTGGCAGGCGGCATAGCCCATGATTTCAACAATATCCTACAGTCTATAATGCTCAATACCGAACTGGCCCAGTTTGAAAACAGCGGGAACAACGTTGTGCAGCACAGGATGGATGAGGTATTAAAGGCCTCGAAGAGGGCAACAGACCTTGTAAAGCAGATACTCACCTTCAGCAGGCAGAGTGAGATAGAGTTAAGGCCCCTCAAGATAAGCCTTGTTATAAAAGAGGCGCTCAAGATGCTCAGGTCTTCGCTCCCTTCAACAATAGAGATGAGCTCCAGCATATCTACTGAAGACGATCTGGCCCTGGCTGACCCGACCCAGATACATCAGGTGGTAATGAACCTCTGTACAAATGCCGCCCACGCCATGCGTGAAAAAGGGGGAACACTTAGCGTGAATCTTGAGCCGGTTTTTATACAGCCTGAATCTACCTCTCTTTACCCTGAATTACTACCAGGGCCGTATGTCTGCATGAAAGTCAGTGATACCGGGCACGGCATTGATAAAAATCTTATTGACCGGATATTTGACCCCTTCTTTACCACAAAGGAGCGTGGAGAGGGAACAGGGCTCGGGCTGGCTGTAGTTTATGGTATTATTAAGGAACTCAAAGGGACCATCAGGGTGGAGAGTGAAAAAGGCATGGGAGCGACCTTCACCATACTTTTACCGAGGATACAAAGGCCGCATAAAACCGAAGCTGCTGAAGCTAACCCCATACCCCACGGCACTGAAACAATGCTTCTGGTTGATGATGAAGAGGGGCTGCTTGTTGCCCAGAAAAAGATATTTGAGAGGCTCGGCTATAAAGTCGAGACTCATTCAAGTAGTACAGCGGCTTTTGAGGTCTTTAAAAGAGACCCGAAGCGGTTTGATATAGTAATCACAGACCAGACCATGCCTAAGATGACAGGCGCCCAGCTTGCAAAAGAATTCATGACCATAAGGCCTGACATACCCATAATCCTCTGCACAGGCTTCAGTGATGTCATCTCCGAAGAGGAGGCAAAGGCAATAGGCATAAAGGAGTTTATCATGAAGCCTATTGTTATAAGCGACATTGCCTGCAAGGTGAGGAAGATACTCGACAAATAGGCTACATCAGACGGCCTTCAATTGTTTCGGCGTGATGCATATCAATACGATATTAATGGTATAATATTTCTTATATTCTTCCGGTAGATGCGGAAATCACTATCAAGAGTGAAGATGTGACTGCCAGGATATATCTCGGACATCCTTACAAGACAGGCATCAGCAAGTGACATTGGAACATCAGTGTACTTTTTAAGAAGCCATTTTACCTGATCAAGGGAATCTTCTATTTGAAAGGAGATATTAATAACTCCCCGTTTAAGGAGTTCAAGTACAATTTCAGCTCCTCCCCGTATATCGCGGAGTAAAAAACATGCCTCGGATAGTACAGCTTCGCATGTTAACAAAGGAGGGGCAATTCGAGACCATTGCTCTTTTGCCCATTTATGATATTCATCCCTGGCATTAATAAATGCAACAATTGGCCCTGTATCAATAATAACATTTTGTTTCATTTTCCGTATTCTGCCATACGGGTCTTGTTATAAGAGAGGTCTACCGGTCCATTTACCGATCCGGCAAGATCTTTAGCAAGCTCCATGCAGGAACCCTTTAGAGAGCCGCCCTCTCCATTAACAATTGTCTCTATTGCCTCTCTTAACAGGGCAGACCTGCTTTCTCCTTTTTGTGCCGCTGTTGAATCAAGCCTTTCCAATAAGTTTTCAGGCAGTTTTACAGATAATGTTTTCATTTTACCCCCTGCGGTATTACCTATTTGACACTATCGTATTACCGCTTTAAGGTATTGTCAATATGGTTATTGATTAGTATTTCTTATACAACTCCTGTGCCTTTTTGAGTGAATCCACATCATCAATCCCCATCACCTCATTTTCATCCGCTGCAACCACATAGCCTGTTTTAAGGCCGTCATTGTACATCATCTCAACCATGTCAGTGATAAAATATTCCTTTACCTCAACCTGTTTCCCCTCTCTTTCCTTAATGACTATATGGGGCTGAGCGCTCAATAGTTCAAGATATTTTATAAGGGCATCCCTTTTCACGGCATATATGCCCCCATTCACTATGCTGAGTCTTTCCTGCTCCTGCACCGGGAATTTGTGCCAGTATTCCCATTCAACAATCCTTTTTACATAATTGCCGTTGGTGTCAAGCACACCATATTTCTTTTTGTCACGTGGAACAAACCCCAGAATGGTCAGGTCACACACTGACAGCCCATCCACTAGCCCCTGAAATGTGGAGGCCTTTATCAGGGGTGTATCGCCCATTGTTATAAGCAAAGAGTCATACTGCTCATTTTTTATAAAGTCCTTTGCAGCGAGCAGTGCGCCGCCAGTACCATTAAGCTCAGGCTGTTCATAATACTTTGCATTGCAGGCGCTGGTCGCCCTTATCACATCCTCCTTTTTATGATTTACCACAATGGCCTTTGGCCCTTTTGGCAGTTTATCAATTATGCTCAAAAGTATGGGTTTATCTCCCTGAAAGACCTCCCCTCCCTTTGGCACAAGTGGAAGAAGCGTCTTGTTACCCTCATAGCCCTTTACCCTGCTCCCTTTTCCCGCTGCAAATATAAGCGATGCAATCTTCTTGTTTTCCAATTTGGTTCTCCCTACTATCTCGACTAACGTTTAACATATTTTAATAATAAATATTTTCAGATTTTTATCATTAATGTATCAAAAAGTGTACTTTAAAAAGCAGGTTATAATTGTACTGTTAGCTACCTTTTTTAAGTCATAATAACAGTCTCACTGCTTGAAATAGCATAAAATCCATGCTATTTTATTTTCATGATAAACTCCTTTAAAAACAAAGCAACAGAAGATATCTATAATGGCAGGCCATCAAAGATTTCTAGAAAAATTTGTCCAAAGGAGTTATGGAAAACAGCATCAAGAAAACTTGACCAATTGGACTCAGTGACATCACTGGATGAGCTAAAAATACCACCTGGAAACAGATTGGAATCCCTGACAGGTAATAGAAAAGGGCAGTATAGCATTAGAATTAATGACCAATACAGAATCAGTTTCAAATGGATTGAGAATAACCCTGATGAAGTAGAGATAACAGATTATCATTAACAAAATTTGACGGAGAGACATTTATGATTAGAATACCAACTCATAGAGTTCCAACACATCCTGGAGAAATGCTTTTAGAAGAATTTTTAAAACCTATGGGAATTACCCAAATGGAATTAGCTAAATCTATAAAAGTACCATACCAGAGAGTGAATGAAATTATTAATAGAAGACGTGGTGTAACGCCAAGCACTGCCTTGAGACTCGCAAAGGTATTCGGGCTATCAGCTGATTTCTGGTTAAATCTTCAAATGAAATGGGATCTGTATAATGCTAATATAACCGAATCAGGTACCTTAAAAAATATAAAGCCGATACCAACGAACCAAAAGAAATTTGAACATGAATCATACCAAACGATATAAGCAATTTTGATTTCCCTCACTCCCTCATTGCAAAAGTGAAATCATAAAATATGTTCAATGACCTTACCATACAGCAACTGTGCGCACTTGATTACAACCGGAACATGGTTGTTACCGCAGGTCCAGGCGCAGGTAAAACCAGAATCTTAAGCCACCGCTTCTGCTTTATCCTTCTTACCGATGAGAGGGTTACCCTTCCGCAGATACTTACCCTCACATTTACTGAAAAGGCCGCAGAGGAGATGAAGGGCCGCATTTATGACATGCTTATCAGCCTGGATAAAAGATTCAGGCAGGGGGGTAACAACCGGTTAAGGGAGAGGATCAGGGAGGCAAAGGATCAGTTTGACAAAAACAGGATATCTACAATCCACTCATTCTGTGCAAACCTGTTAAGGGAGCACCCTGTGGAGTCAACCACTGACCCTGATTTTAAGATCACCCAGGGTATGCGTCAGCAGATGATACTTGATAGCGCCATCAAAGAGGCCATAAAAACCATATGGGATGAAAACAGGGATGAGCTCAT containing:
- a CDS encoding response regulator; amino-acid sequence: MLSFLIVDDKENLASELRRLLAELFPGCTIKQPPVHEEIINALDDRPDLIFVRSSIEAGILANLLKKRISEKETSLIPVVLLVDELHHITLFDESIKRDIEGIVTWPLNKYSVESIVRSMIRLNRAESELKARISRDETNGSESAEEIRKYQERHEGIFENTINAIAIYRPQDSGNDFIIVEFNRAAEKIEKVKRGDIVGKRVTEVFPGVIEFGLIEVFRRVLKTGIPERHPVRFYKDSRIVGWRENYVYRLPSDEIVAVYTDETKHKVAEIALMESEERFRQLAEYIQEVFWVVSPDWKEVYYISPAYEKVWGLSCESLYKNPVSWSDSIIKEDRDIVLSYLKEKTKGDVDEIIFPEYRIIHSDFSIHWISARGYPVYNEEGKLYRIVGIAEDVTEKKQSDKAFNAILEGTSWVTGQDFFDKIVRELSIWLDCDVAIIGKVTKNSTIESISIIREGKLSKVYSYPLKNTPCMEVIKKGYFYHPVGLKEHFSEAVQLHDLDITGFVGIRLLNKEEEPIGVLAAMSKDLLILPKRAEDVMKILAARTSAEIERMNTEEKKKQVEALLQQAQKMEAIGTLAGGIAHDFNNILQSIMLNTELAQFENSGNNVVQHRMDEVLKASKRATDLVKQILTFSRQSEIELRPLKISLVIKEALKMLRSSLPSTIEMSSSISTEDDLALADPTQIHQVVMNLCTNAAHAMREKGGTLSVNLEPVFIQPESTSLYPELLPGPYVCMKVSDTGHGIDKNLIDRIFDPFFTTKERGEGTGLGLAVVYGIIKELKGTIRVESEKGMGATFTILLPRIQRPHKTEAAEANPIPHGTETMLLVDDEEGLLVAQKKIFERLGYKVETHSSSTAAFEVFKRDPKRFDIVITDQTMPKMTGAQLAKEFMTIRPDIPIILCTGFSDVISEEEAKAIGIKEFIMKPIVISDIACKVRKILDK
- a CDS encoding PIN domain-containing protein, producing MKQNVIIDTGPIVAFINARDEYHKWAKEQWSRIAPPLLTCEAVLSEACFLLRDIRGGAEIVLELLKRGVINISFQIEDSLDQVKWLLKKYTDVPMSLADACLVRMSEIYPGSHIFTLDSDFRIYRKNIRNIIPLISY
- a CDS encoding ribbon-helix-helix protein, CopG family, which encodes MKTLSVKLPENLLERLDSTAAQKGESRSALLREAIETIVNGEGGSLKGSCMELAKDLAGSVNGPVDLSYNKTRMAEYGK
- a CDS encoding NTP transferase domain-containing protein, which encodes MENKKIASLIFAAGKGSRVKGYEGNKTLLPLVPKGGEVFQGDKPILLSIIDKLPKGPKAIVVNHKKEDVIRATSACNAKYYEQPELNGTGGALLAAKDFIKNEQYDSLLITMGDTPLIKASTFQGLVDGLSVCDLTILGFVPRDKKKYGVLDTNGNYVKRIVEWEYWHKFPVQEQERLSIVNGGIYAVKRDALIKYLELLSAQPHIVIKEREGKQVEVKEYFITDMVEMMYNDGLKTGYVVAADENEVMGIDDVDSLKKAQELYKKY
- a CDS encoding plasmid maintenance system killer protein; amino-acid sequence: MINSFKNKATEDIYNGRPSKISRKICPKELWKTASRKLDQLDSVTSLDELKIPPGNRLESLTGNRKGQYSIRINDQYRISFKWIENNPDEVEITDYH
- a CDS encoding HigA family addiction module antidote protein, which produces MIRIPTHRVPTHPGEMLLEEFLKPMGITQMELAKSIKVPYQRVNEIINRRRGVTPSTALRLAKVFGLSADFWLNLQMKWDLYNANITESGTLKNIKPIPTNQKKFEHESYQTI